The Shewanella zhangzhouensis genome has a window encoding:
- a CDS encoding transporter substrate-binding domain-containing protein, with product MKLILRLFFFLSLLIPSVLHASEKPLVLVMGEDSYPFQFLDDDGEPQGLLVELWKEWSRVNRRPVVFVGRVWRDSVAQLEEGRADVHLGMAINPEREAKFAFANAISDVNTYVYLHKQLQGRTKLEELQPFQIGIVQGSTFEQELSRRQPGLVFRYFPTRDTLLEAAYRGELVAFAGMEGYMRDQALQQKLAAEFPINTRVLVRETKLHPAVRQGNNALIREINEGFANVADDFVRKLERRWLGYQRQQSGLAIAMQLGVEPFVDLGGDGQPHGLYVDIWRLWSEKTGIPINFIPGDMNGSLEDVRSGRADVHIGYPESEDMNTGLYRAWHMYTIKSRLFLYGDQSHELDALKGKRLGVFPTAPYVAELKAALPDTQIRFYQGMDEMLAAVHQGDIVGFVAAAAWTQHYLLLNRSWSEFHQVPSLEFDTEIYALIRQGDQGLANRIASGFNMIDWKELADIEQKWMLNSRDHVFLKDKEHLELTDNQRRYLDGLGTLRMGFLENWGPMEFVDEQGNFAGVNSDIAQMIETMLGIEIQPVPFKEWSDLISALAKGNIDIAGSVAKTAEREGQLGYSDPYWPSAWALVSPLESVTVFNLEQLEGQRLAVVEGYQIISRLMAEYPGIKLVLVPDSQSGLQTVASGKADVFLEKVVTVASQLGAGQYQQLKMSLLADFADQKSHIAVSAKHTELLPFINRVIAKLDKARVQEIYSRWMDIKLDTGLVRYQRYMKGVAVALALLTLLVLVITVINRRLKSEIQARKEAESRIAHLASHDPLTGLPNRMLLDDRLKQATLFHCREQSKFALLFVDLDGFKEINDTEGHVTGDAVLVKVANLLDEAVRKSDTVARFGGDEFVVMLNKIHDLDSVCQVAETLIARIGEPLNIGKKTLKLSASIGIAIFPSDSDNPIGLMQKADKMMYFAKQAGGNGYRSA from the coding sequence TTGAAGCTTATTCTGCGACTGTTTTTTTTCCTCAGCCTCCTGATACCTTCCGTGCTCCATGCCAGTGAAAAGCCTTTGGTGCTGGTGATGGGAGAAGACAGCTATCCATTTCAGTTCCTCGATGATGATGGCGAACCACAGGGATTATTGGTGGAGTTGTGGAAAGAGTGGTCGAGGGTTAATCGTCGCCCGGTGGTATTTGTCGGCAGGGTGTGGCGCGATTCGGTTGCGCAGTTGGAAGAAGGGCGCGCCGATGTTCATTTGGGGATGGCGATCAATCCTGAGCGCGAAGCCAAGTTTGCTTTTGCAAACGCCATTTCGGATGTCAACACCTACGTCTACCTGCATAAACAATTGCAGGGGCGTACAAAACTTGAAGAACTTCAACCCTTCCAAATAGGCATAGTGCAGGGCTCCACCTTTGAGCAGGAGCTCAGCCGCCGCCAGCCAGGTCTGGTGTTTCGCTATTTCCCTACCCGCGATACCCTGCTTGAAGCCGCATACCGGGGAGAGCTTGTCGCGTTTGCCGGGATGGAAGGGTATATGCGCGATCAGGCGTTGCAGCAGAAACTCGCGGCTGAGTTTCCCATTAATACCCGGGTATTGGTGCGCGAGACCAAACTTCATCCTGCGGTCAGGCAGGGCAACAATGCGCTTATCCGGGAGATAAACGAAGGCTTTGCCAATGTTGCCGACGATTTTGTTCGCAAGCTCGAGCGTCGCTGGCTGGGGTATCAGCGTCAGCAAAGTGGTCTTGCTATCGCCATGCAACTGGGGGTTGAGCCCTTTGTCGACCTGGGTGGCGATGGTCAGCCCCACGGGCTTTACGTTGATATCTGGCGGCTGTGGTCAGAAAAAACCGGCATCCCCATTAACTTTATCCCCGGCGATATGAACGGCAGTCTTGAGGACGTACGTTCGGGGCGCGCCGATGTGCATATTGGCTATCCGGAAAGTGAGGATATGAATACCGGGCTCTACCGCGCCTGGCATATGTACACTATCAAGAGTCGGTTGTTTTTGTATGGCGATCAAAGTCATGAGCTGGACGCCCTAAAGGGCAAACGTCTGGGTGTATTTCCAACAGCGCCTTATGTGGCAGAGCTTAAGGCCGCCTTACCCGACACCCAAATCCGTTTCTATCAGGGCATGGACGAAATGCTCGCCGCTGTGCATCAGGGGGATATTGTCGGGTTTGTGGCGGCCGCCGCCTGGACCCAACATTACTTGTTGCTCAATCGCAGCTGGTCTGAATTCCATCAGGTGCCTTCCCTTGAGTTTGATACCGAAATCTATGCACTGATCCGTCAGGGAGATCAGGGGCTGGCAAATCGAATTGCGTCGGGATTTAACATGATTGATTGGAAAGAGCTGGCAGACATCGAACAAAAATGGATGCTCAACAGCCGCGATCATGTGTTTTTGAAAGACAAGGAACATTTAGAGCTAACAGACAATCAACGGCGTTATCTGGATGGGCTTGGTACCCTGCGGATGGGGTTTCTTGAAAACTGGGGGCCGATGGAGTTTGTCGATGAGCAGGGTAACTTTGCCGGTGTTAACTCCGACATTGCCCAGATGATAGAAACCATGCTCGGCATCGAAATCCAACCCGTGCCATTCAAGGAATGGAGCGATCTGATAAGCGCCCTTGCGAAAGGCAACATAGATATCGCGGGCAGCGTGGCAAAAACCGCCGAGCGGGAAGGGCAACTGGGATATTCAGACCCTTACTGGCCCTCGGCCTGGGCACTGGTGAGCCCTCTGGAAAGCGTCACCGTATTCAACCTTGAACAGCTGGAAGGTCAACGTTTGGCGGTAGTAGAGGGATATCAGATTATCAGCCGTTTGATGGCTGAATACCCCGGCATCAAGTTGGTATTGGTGCCCGACAGTCAATCGGGGCTGCAAACGGTTGCATCCGGTAAGGCCGATGTGTTCCTTGAAAAGGTAGTGACAGTCGCAAGCCAATTGGGCGCAGGTCAGTATCAGCAACTGAAAATGTCGCTGCTGGCAGATTTTGCGGATCAGAAAAGCCACATCGCGGTGTCAGCGAAACACACGGAACTTCTGCCTTTTATCAATCGGGTCATTGCCAAACTGGATAAGGCCAGGGTGCAGGAAATCTACAGTCGCTGGATGGACATTAAGCTCGATACCGGCCTGGTCCGTTATCAGCGCTATATGAAGGGCGTGGCGGTTGCCTTGGCACTGCTGACCCTGCTGGTGCTGGTGATTACTGTGATTAATCGGCGCCTTAAAAGCGAAATCCAGGCCAGAAAAGAGGCCGAGTCCCGTATTGCCCATCTGGCGAGCCACGACCCGCTAACCGGCTTGCCAAACCGTATGCTGCTGGACGACCGCCTTAAACAGGCAACCTTGTTCCATTGCCGTGAGCAGAGTAAATTTGCGCTGCTGTTTGTGGATCTCGATGGCTTTAAAGAAATCAATGATACCGAGGGGCATGTCACAGGGGATGCGGTGCTGGTTAAGGTGGCTAACTTGCTGGACGAAGCTGTCAGAAAGTCCGACACAGTGGCACGGTTTGGCGGCGATGAGTTTGTGGTGATGCTCAACAAAATTCACGATCTCGACAGTGTCTGTCAGGTGGCTGAAACCCTGATTGCCCGCATTGGCGAGCCATTGAATATCGGCAAAAAGACCCTCAAGCTGTCGGCCAGTATCGGTATTGCCATTTTCCCGTCCGACAGCGACAACCCCATAGGCCTGATGCAAAAAGCCGATAAAATGATGTATTTCGCCAAACAGGCGGGAGGTAATGGTTATCGCAGTGCCTGA
- the cmoA gene encoding carboxy-S-adenosyl-L-methionine synthase CmoA has translation MTNQQDTLFAEPGEHQGNFQFDSRVAGVFGDMIRRSVPGYTQIINTIGEIADRCVTPGSNVYDLGCSLGAATLAIRRKIEGRNAHIFAIDNSEPMLMRAEENLSAYVSDTKVFFQLADIRNQTFENASLVVLNFTLQFLPPNDRDTLLARIYQGLNPGGILVLSEKLKFEGGDIQALLDSLHLDFKRANGYSELEISQKRSAIENVLIPDTLEQHKTRLNQAGFTQADLWFQCFNFASMVAIK, from the coding sequence ATGACCAATCAACAGGACACACTGTTCGCCGAGCCAGGCGAGCACCAGGGTAACTTCCAGTTTGACAGTCGCGTTGCCGGAGTATTTGGCGACATGATCCGCCGCTCAGTGCCCGGTTACACGCAAATCATTAACACAATTGGTGAAATTGCTGACCGCTGCGTCACGCCAGGCTCCAATGTTTATGATCTGGGCTGTTCTCTGGGAGCGGCGACCCTTGCCATCCGCCGCAAAATCGAAGGTCGCAACGCCCACATTTTTGCCATCGATAACAGCGAACCTATGTTGATGCGGGCTGAAGAAAACCTCTCCGCTTACGTGAGTGACACCAAAGTCTTCTTTCAGCTGGCAGATATCCGCAATCAAACATTTGAAAACGCCTCTCTGGTGGTGCTTAACTTTACCCTGCAGTTTTTGCCGCCAAACGACAGAGACACTCTGCTGGCACGCATCTATCAGGGATTGAACCCCGGCGGTATCCTGGTGCTGTCTGAAAAGCTCAAATTTGAAGGCGGCGATATCCAGGCATTACTGGACTCGCTGCACCTCGATTTCAAACGGGCAAATGGTTACAGCGAGTTGGAAATCAGTCAAAAACGCAGCGCCATTGAGAATGTGCTTATCCCCGACACACTGGAACAGCACAAAACCCGACTGAACCAAGCCGGTTTCACCCAGGCGGACCTTTGGTTCCAATG